A part of Tachyglossus aculeatus isolate mTacAcu1 unplaced genomic scaffold, mTacAcu1.pri SUPER_34, whole genome shotgun sequence genomic DNA contains:
- the RNF157 gene encoding E3 ubiquitin ligase RNF157 isoform X2, whose translation MGALTSRQQAAVEEVDIPCGSVYRYPPKSGSYFASHFIMGGERFDATQPEGYLFGENSDLNFLGNRPVAFPYAAPPPQEPVKTLRSLINVRKDTLRLVRCPEEAKTPGEEANKAKVQYNVEFTFDTDARVAITIYYQATEEFQNGIASYVPKDNSLQSETVHYKRGVCQQFELPSHTVDPSQWAEDELGFDLDREVFPLVVHAVVDEGEEHFGHSHVLLATFEKHTDGTFCVKPLKQKQVVDGVSYLLQEIYGIENKYNTQDSKVAEDEVSDNSAECVVCLSDVRDTLILPCRHLCLCNTCADTLRYQANNCPICRLPFRALLQIRAMRKNLGPLSPTGFNPIISAQTSDSEEHSSSEHIPPGYEVVSLLEALNGPLTPAPAPAPAPAPAPLPSLADGHLAGMLPSYGSDGHLPPVRTLSPLDRLPDSGGPGLKLKKSLSMSTSQNSSVLHEEENEQSCSESESCLSQRRSPRQHGEERGVTPESENLTLSSSGAIDPSSCTGTPLSSTISSPEDPVSSSLGQSVMSMASSQSQHSQLSTDTVSSMSGSYIAPGPRGEADAIPSPLAASGAPSEEEELTPVESPDVNFLGVRPEERDAEGNDVLEEEDTSSTQEDGQRTGSFLSMECDNNNDIASEKGLDNKLGSDVCLPAVPESCPVNIDE comes from the exons atGGGCGCCCTGACCAGCCGGCAGCAGGCGGCCGTGGAGGAGGTGGACATCCCCTGCGGCTCCGTCTACCGCTACCCGCCCAAGTCCG GAAGCTACTTTGCCAGCCACTTCATCATGGGAGGAGAGAGGTTCGACGCCACCCAGCCCGAAGGCTACTTGTTCGGCGAGAACAGCGATCTGAATTTTTTGGGGAACCGGCCAGTGGCG TTTCCGTACGCCGCCCCACCTCCCCAGGAGCCAGTCAAGACCCTCCGGAGTTTAATCAACGTCAGAAAGGACACGCTGAGGTTGGTCAG GTGTCCCGAAGAAGCGAAGACCCCCGGGGAGGAGGCGAACAAAGCCAAGGTCCAGTACAACGTGGAGTTCACGTTTGACACCGACGCCCGGGTGGCCATCACCATTTATTACCAAGCCACAGAGGAGTTTCAGAACGGCATAGCCAG CTACGTCCCCAAAGATAACAGCCTGCAGTCGGAGACCGTCCACTACAAGCGCGGGGTGTGCCAGCAGTTCGAGCTGCCGTCTCACACCGTCGACCCTTCTCAGTGGGCCGAAGACGAG TTGGGCTTTGATCTGGATCGAGAAGTTTTCCCGCTGGTGGTTCACGCCGTGGTGGACGAAGGAGAAG AGCATTTTGGCCACTCCCACGTGCTTCTGGCCACTTTTGAAAAG CACACAGACGGCACTTTCTGCGTGAAGCCCCTCAAACAGAAACAAGTG GTGGACGGGGTcagctacctcctccaggagatctacGGGATCGAAAACAAGTACAACACACAGGACTCGAAG GTAGCTGAGGACGAAGTGAGCGACAACAGTGCCGAATGCGTGGTCTGCCTCTCGGACGTCCGGGACACCCTGATCCTGCCCTGCCGTCACCTCTGCCTCTGTAACACCTGTGCTGACACCCTGCGTTACCAGGCCAACAACTGCCCCATCTGCCGACTGC ctttCCGGGCCTTGCTCCAGATCCGGGCCATGAGGAAGAACCTGGGACCATTGTCCCCCACCGGCTTCAACCCCATCATCTCCGCCCAGACCTCCGACTCCGAGGAGCACTCG TCTTCGGAACACATCCCCCCGGGCTACGAGGTGGTGTCCTTGCTGGAGGCCTTGAACGGACCCCtgaccccggccccggccccggccccggccccggccccggccccgctccccaGCCTGGCGGATGGCCACCTGGCAGGGATGCTGCCCTCGTACGGCAGCGATGGCCACCTGCCGCCCGTCCGGACTCTCTCGCCGCTGGACCGCCTGCCGGACAGCGGCGGCCCGGGCCTCAAGCTCAAGAAGAGCCTGTCCAT GTCCACCTCCCAGAACTCGTCCGTCTTGCACGAAGAGGAAAACGAACAGTCCTGCAGCGAGTCcgaatcctgcctctcccagagGAGGTCCCCTCGGCAGCACGGAGAG GAGCGAGGCGTCACCCCGGAGAGTGAGAATCTCACCTTGTCTTCATCGGGGGCCATCGACCCGTCATCCTGCACCGGGACGCCCCTCTCCTCCACCATCTCCTCCCCGGAAG ACCCGGTGAGCAGCAGCCTGGGCCAGTCGGTCATGTCCATGGCTTCATCCCAGAGCCAGCACTCACAACTCAGCACCGACACTGTCTCCTCCATGTCCGGTTCCTACATCGCTCCCGGCCCCAGAGGGGAGGCAGATGCCATCCCGTCTCCCCTGGCTGCCAGTGGGGCCCcgtcggaggaggaagag CTGACCCCAGTGGAGTCCCCAGATGTCAACTTCCTTGGTGTGCGCCCCGAGGAACGGGATGCAGAG GGGAATGATGTCTTAGAGGAAGAGGATACATCTTCCACCCAGGAGGACG
- the RNF157 gene encoding E3 ubiquitin ligase RNF157 isoform X1, giving the protein MGALTSRQQAAVEEVDIPCGSVYRYPPKSGSYFASHFIMGGERFDATQPEGYLFGENSDLNFLGNRPVAFPYAAPPPQEPVKTLRSLINVRKDTLRLVRCPEEAKTPGEEANKAKVQYNVEFTFDTDARVAITIYYQATEEFQNGIASYVPKDNSLQSETVHYKRGVCQQFELPSHTVDPSQWAEDELGFDLDREVFPLVVHAVVDEGEEHFGHSHVLLATFEKHTDGTFCVKPLKQKQVVDGVSYLLQEIYGIENKYNTQDSKVAEDEVSDNSAECVVCLSDVRDTLILPCRHLCLCNTCADTLRYQANNCPICRLPFRALLQIRAMRKNLGPLSPTGFNPIISAQTSDSEEHSSSEHIPPGYEVVSLLEALNGPLTPAPAPAPAPAPAPLPSLADGHLAGMLPSYGSDGHLPPVRTLSPLDRLPDSGGPGLKLKKSLSMSTSQNSSVLHEEENEQSCSESESCLSQRRSPRQHGEERGVTPESENLTLSSSGAIDPSSCTGTPLSSTISSPEDPVSSSLGQSVMSMASSQSQHSQLSTDTVSSMSGSYIAPGPRGEADAIPSPLAASGAPSEEEELTPVESPDVNFLGVRPEERDAEGNDVLEEEDTSSTQEDGQRTGSFLSMECDNNNDIASEKGLDNKLGSDVCLPAAVPESCPVNIDE; this is encoded by the exons atGGGCGCCCTGACCAGCCGGCAGCAGGCGGCCGTGGAGGAGGTGGACATCCCCTGCGGCTCCGTCTACCGCTACCCGCCCAAGTCCG GAAGCTACTTTGCCAGCCACTTCATCATGGGAGGAGAGAGGTTCGACGCCACCCAGCCCGAAGGCTACTTGTTCGGCGAGAACAGCGATCTGAATTTTTTGGGGAACCGGCCAGTGGCG TTTCCGTACGCCGCCCCACCTCCCCAGGAGCCAGTCAAGACCCTCCGGAGTTTAATCAACGTCAGAAAGGACACGCTGAGGTTGGTCAG GTGTCCCGAAGAAGCGAAGACCCCCGGGGAGGAGGCGAACAAAGCCAAGGTCCAGTACAACGTGGAGTTCACGTTTGACACCGACGCCCGGGTGGCCATCACCATTTATTACCAAGCCACAGAGGAGTTTCAGAACGGCATAGCCAG CTACGTCCCCAAAGATAACAGCCTGCAGTCGGAGACCGTCCACTACAAGCGCGGGGTGTGCCAGCAGTTCGAGCTGCCGTCTCACACCGTCGACCCTTCTCAGTGGGCCGAAGACGAG TTGGGCTTTGATCTGGATCGAGAAGTTTTCCCGCTGGTGGTTCACGCCGTGGTGGACGAAGGAGAAG AGCATTTTGGCCACTCCCACGTGCTTCTGGCCACTTTTGAAAAG CACACAGACGGCACTTTCTGCGTGAAGCCCCTCAAACAGAAACAAGTG GTGGACGGGGTcagctacctcctccaggagatctacGGGATCGAAAACAAGTACAACACACAGGACTCGAAG GTAGCTGAGGACGAAGTGAGCGACAACAGTGCCGAATGCGTGGTCTGCCTCTCGGACGTCCGGGACACCCTGATCCTGCCCTGCCGTCACCTCTGCCTCTGTAACACCTGTGCTGACACCCTGCGTTACCAGGCCAACAACTGCCCCATCTGCCGACTGC ctttCCGGGCCTTGCTCCAGATCCGGGCCATGAGGAAGAACCTGGGACCATTGTCCCCCACCGGCTTCAACCCCATCATCTCCGCCCAGACCTCCGACTCCGAGGAGCACTCG TCTTCGGAACACATCCCCCCGGGCTACGAGGTGGTGTCCTTGCTGGAGGCCTTGAACGGACCCCtgaccccggccccggccccggccccggccccggccccggccccgctccccaGCCTGGCGGATGGCCACCTGGCAGGGATGCTGCCCTCGTACGGCAGCGATGGCCACCTGCCGCCCGTCCGGACTCTCTCGCCGCTGGACCGCCTGCCGGACAGCGGCGGCCCGGGCCTCAAGCTCAAGAAGAGCCTGTCCAT GTCCACCTCCCAGAACTCGTCCGTCTTGCACGAAGAGGAAAACGAACAGTCCTGCAGCGAGTCcgaatcctgcctctcccagagGAGGTCCCCTCGGCAGCACGGAGAG GAGCGAGGCGTCACCCCGGAGAGTGAGAATCTCACCTTGTCTTCATCGGGGGCCATCGACCCGTCATCCTGCACCGGGACGCCCCTCTCCTCCACCATCTCCTCCCCGGAAG ACCCGGTGAGCAGCAGCCTGGGCCAGTCGGTCATGTCCATGGCTTCATCCCAGAGCCAGCACTCACAACTCAGCACCGACACTGTCTCCTCCATGTCCGGTTCCTACATCGCTCCCGGCCCCAGAGGGGAGGCAGATGCCATCCCGTCTCCCCTGGCTGCCAGTGGGGCCCcgtcggaggaggaagag CTGACCCCAGTGGAGTCCCCAGATGTCAACTTCCTTGGTGTGCGCCCCGAGGAACGGGATGCAGAG GGGAATGATGTCTTAGAGGAAGAGGATACATCTTCCACCCAGGAGGACG